Genomic segment of Prosthecobacter sp.:
CTGCATCGCCCGCCGTGAGCGAGGTGAAGTCTTGAATCGTGCTGCCTTGAAGCTGCACGGCGCGGCCGATCTCGTTGATGCGGCTGCCGTGGCAGCTCGTGCAGGTCTGGCGCGGCGCGTCTTCCTCGTCCTCGCTGTTGAAGCGACGTTCTTCCTCCATCTCGGCCTCCAGCACCGAAACATCGGGCTGACGATCACTCAGATCGAGCTTGCGACCGACGACGCCAAAGCCGCGGCAGTCTTTGCACCAGCCATGCGGGCTGTTGAAGCTGAACAGTCGCGGATCAAGCTCCTCAAACGACAAACCGCACGAAGGACAGCTCATCTCCGTGCTCAGCACCGAAATCGATTTGTCCGCCAGGCGCAGCTTGATCGTGCCCTTGCCCATCTTGATCGCCGCTTCGACCAGCGGTCGCAGTTTCTCATCCGAATCGGCCTTTGTAACCTTCGCGATCACCGCATCAATGTTGTGCTCCTTGAAGCGCTCCAGTCGTTGGAAGCCCAGCGTCTGCCGGAACTCGCCATCGACGAGCAGCGTCTCAATTCCGTGCCGCTGCGCGTGATCCGCCACCTCGTTGTGGAAACCTTTGCGCGCCTTGATCAGCGGCGCCAGCAGGTGCAGCGGCCCTTTGGTCGCCTGCTTCATCACCGCATTCAAAATGGACTGCACGCTCTGCTTCTTCACCGGCACGGCACACTTCGGGCAATACTGCGTGCCCAGCTTCGCAAACAGCAGGCGCAGGAAGTGATACGACTCCGTCACCGTCGCCACCGTCGATTTGCCTCCGCCACGCGAGATGCGCTGCTCGATGGCCACTGTCGGCGGCACGCCCGTGATCAGATCGACCTCCGGCTTCTCCATCTGCTCCACAAACGTCCGCGCATACACCGACATGCTGTCCAGGAAGCGGCGCTGTCCTTCCGCAAAGATCAAATCAAAAGCCAAGGACGATTTGCCCGAGCCGCTGAGGCCCGTGACGACGACGAATTGATCACGCGGGATGTCGAGGCTGATGTTTTTCAGGTTGTGTTCACGAGCGCCGCGAATGGAGATCGTGTTTGTCGTAGCTCGACTCTCCAGAGTCGAGGCGCGTGCCTTGGGACGTTCGAACTCGACTTTGGAAAGTCGAGCTACTCCAAGCACCTGCCTGAGATAGCGCCCCGTGTGCGAAGCCTCACACTTAGCCACTTCCTCCGGCGTGCCCGCAATCACCAACGCACCACCCGCAGCACCGCCCTCCGGCCCGAGATCAATGACCCAGTCGGCGCATTTGATGACTTCGAGGTTGTGCTCGATGACGAGCAGGCTGTGGCCTTCGTTGACGAGGCGTTGCAGCAGCTTCACCAGCAGCGCGATGTCATCGAAGTGCAGGCCGGTGGTCGGTTCGTCGAGCAGCAGCAAGCTGCCGGAGCCTTGCTTCGCTTTGGGATTCGTGGGGTTCTCAATGAGATGCCCGATGAGCTTCAAGCGCTGCGCTTCACCGCCGGAAAGCGTGTTAAGCGGCTGCCCGAGCTTCAAGTAGCCAAGTCCGGCCTCATTGAGCATTTGAAGCTGCACTACGATCTGCGCGGCTTTCTTTGACGATTCAAACAACGGGCTGCTAAACCACGCCACCGACTCCTCGGCGGTCAAACCGAGCACATCGTGAATGCTTTTGCCATGCAGCAGGATTTTCAACGCATGCGGCTGATAGCGGCGACCTTCGCACTCGGGACAAGTCACATAGAGATCGCTGAGGAACTGCATCTCGATCTTTTCGTAGCCGTTGCCCGCGCAGCGTTCGCAACGGCCTTCGCCGGAATTGAAGCTGAAGAAGCCCGGCATGATGCCCTGCGTCTTCGCATCCTCCGTTTCGGAGAACAGCGTGCGGATGTGATCAAACGCACCGAGAAACACCGCCGGTGTGGAGCGCGGTGTGCGTGCCAGCGGCGATTGATCGACCATCACGACCTCGCGCAGGTTCTCATGGCCGGTGATCTTGCTCACGCGGCCCGGTTCGTCCTCGCAGACCTCGCCGCGTAGCTTTTGCAGGTTCCGGTAGAGCACATCATGCACCAGCGTCGATTTGCCGGAGCCGCTGACGCCCGTGACGCAGCAGAACACGCCGAGCGGGATGTCCACGTCGAGCTTCTTGAGGTTGTTTTGGCGCGCGCCGTGGATGCTGAGGTACGGAGTCCCGCCTTTAGGCGGCTTGGTGCTCTTGGGTGTTGCGGCGCCCTTTCCGCCTGAAGGCGGGACTCCCAACTTTCTCCGCTCCTTCGGCACGGGCACTGATTTCCGTCCGAACAAGTAATCTCCCGTCAACGATCCAACCTTCGCGCTCAGCTTCGACAGCGGCCCGCTGAACACCAACTCGCCGCCTTTGTCTCCACGCCCTGGACCGATGTCGATGACGTTGTCGGCGCTGCGCATGACGGCTTCTTCATGCTCGACGACGAGTAGCGTGTTGCCTTTGTCACGCAGGCCTTCCATGACGCCGATGAGGCGGCCGATGTCACGCGGATGCAGGCCGATGCTCGGTTCATCGAGCACGAACAGCGTGTTCACCAGCGAAGCGCCGAGACAGGTCGTCAAATTCACGCGCTGAAGTTCGCCACCGCTCAAGGTGCGTGTTTGACGGTCCAAATTCAGATACCCGAGGCCCGCACGATCCATGTAGCTGATGCGGCTGGCGATTTCATCGCGCAGCATCGCGGCGGCGTGATCACCGTCCTTGAGCTGCCAGGATTGCACGAGCGGATGCAGATCGCTCACCGGCAGACGCCAGAGATCGGCCAGCGTGTGCTCGCCGATGCGGAAGTTGTGCGCCTCCTTCTTCAAACGCCCGCCGCCGCAGTCCATGCACTCCGTGTAGGCGCGGTAACGGCTCAGAAACACGCGCACATGCATCTTGTAGCTGCGCGACTCCTGCCACTTGAAGAACCCGCGCACGCCATACCATTCGCCGCGATTGTAAGCCTCCTCGGGATCATCCCGCGTGCCTTCGATGAGCCATTTGCGATCGGCATCGCTGTAATCTTCAAACGGCTTGTGAATATCGACGCCACGCTTCCGTGCCGCACGTTCGAGATCGGTCTGCGACTCGCCATAGGTGCTGCCTTGAAACGGTCGCACCAAACCTTCATTGATGCTGAGCGACTCATCAGGAATCGCCTTGCCCATGTCGAGACCTAGCGTGCGGCCAAAGCCGCGGCACGTCGGACACGCGCCGATGGGTGAATTGAAGCTGAACAGGCCCGGCGTCGGTGGTGGCAGCGTGATGCCGCAGTCCGCGCAGCTCCAGTCGGTGGAGAAATGCCGGGTTTCATCGTCAATGCTCGTCGCGACCTTGCCTTTGCCGAATCGAATCGCCGCTTCCACCGCCTCGCTGATACGCGCGCGTTGTTTCGCTTCGAGCGTCACGCGATCCTGCACCACCATCACCTGCGCTGGCAGTTTGCGCTCGGTGATTTCATCGAGGCGCACGATCTGGCCATACAGCCAGATGCGCACAAAGCCTTGCGCTTGCAAGAAGGCCGCGAAATCAGCCGACGCGGTGTCCTTCGGCACCGGAACGGGAAACAGAATCAGCGCCTGCTTGCCTGCGTGGCCGTGCAACAGCGTGTGCAGGATGCTCTCCGTCGTTTCCGGCTTCACCGCCTGTTTGCATGACGGACACGTCGCCGAGGCGATGCGCGGGAACAGCATCTTGAGGTAATCATTGATCTCCGTGATCGTCCCGACGGTCGAGCGCGTGCTGCGCATGTTGTTCACCTGCTCGATGGCGATGGCCGGCGGGATGCCCTCGATCGAATCGACCTGCGGCTTGTCCATGCGCTCGAAAAACTGCCGCGTGTACGGCGAAAACGTCTCCACATACCGCCGCTGTCCCTCCGCGTAGATTGTGTCGAACGCCAACGACGACTTGCCGCTGCCGCTCGGCCCCGTAATCACATTCAGCTTCCCCAGCGGCAGATCCAGATCGATCCCCTTCAGATTGTTCTGCCGCGCCCCGCGAATGCGGATGACGTCGTCAGAAATGGGGCGGCGGGCAGTTTTTTTCGGAACACGAGACATGGGGGGGGCGGCGAGAGTAGCGATACGCCCCGAAGTGGCAAACGGGCGCTCAAGGACGCGAAAAGAAAGCGTCGCCATAACGAGTCCCGATCCCGAAGGGATCATCGAAGGTAGCCAGGGGTCACACGACCCCTGGTAACCATGTCACAAAACCCGTTGCCCAAGGGCGCATGCCGGCGGCATGCTAGCACCGTCCTCTTACCCCACGCCTCCGCATGCCCGGCACCTACACCTCGCTGCATTACCATGTGATCTTCTCGACGAAGAACCGGGAGCCCATCATCGCCGCCGCATGGCGTCCGCGACTGCACGAATACCTCGGCGGCATGATTCGCGGGCTGGAGGGCACCCCGATCTGCGTCGGTGGCGTGGCGGATCATGTGCATCTGCTGTTTGGCCTCAAACCGACGCATTGCCTCTCCGACTTCATGCGCGATCTGAAGAAAGACGCGACGAACTGGGTCAAGGACACGCTCCATGAGCCACATTTCGCGTGGCAGGAAGGCTATGCGGCGTTCACGGTGAGTCCGACGGCGATTCAATCGGTGCGCGACTACGTCAACGATCAGGAAGAGCATCATCGCGTGAGAACCTTCCGCGAGGAGTTGGTGGCGATGTTGCGGCGGACGGGCGTGGCGTTTGAAGAACGGTATTTGGATTGAGGCGGAGGTGTGGAGGTGAAGAAAAGTCGCAGGCAAGCATCCAGCACCCAATATAGCGCAACGATTTTGTGCCTTCGATCCCGAAGGGATCATCGAAGGTAGCCGGAGGTCAAAGACCTCCGGAAAGCCGGATCAACGTCTCCGCGTCTCAAGGGCGCATCCCGAAAGGGATGCTAGCGCCGCTGTTCGTCCACACGCCTGCAACCGAGGCCACAGAACATTCGCCCACCGCTAGCATGCCTCCGGCATGCACCCTTGAGAGAGCTTGGGGTTCGCACGTCATCCAGGGGTCATTCGACCCCTGGCTACCTTCGATGATCCCTTCGGGATCGTTGCATCACTCCCCTTCGGCGAAGTAGTCTGAGTCGATGCGCTTCACCGCATAGACTTGAGCGACCGAGACGCCGACGTTGTGGTCGATCATGAGTTCGGCCAGCTCGTCACCGTCGATGAGGACGATCTTGCTGTTGCTGACGTTCTTGGCGAACACGACGGCATCTTTGGTGAACGTGGAGGTCGTGATGAAGATGCCTTTGGTGGCTTTGTTGCCAGAGCACTGGCGAACTGCTGCACATCTGTTCAGCCGACGGTGAACTCCAATTTTGTTTGGATGAAGTCATCGAACGGGAAGGCATATGGTTGACCATCTACCTCCATATATATACACCCATTTCCAACACCCAAAATCTCCGCCATATCTGGAGAAGGCCCGTTACTGGGCGGATCCGGTACCACAAAATACTTGGTCGTCCATTTTGGGGTTCTATCTGGCTTGGAGGATTGCGCGAAAACAAAAAACCGCCTGGTACTCCAGCATAGGTCATCAAAGACCACGACGGTGTGATCTTTTGGACAGTAGAAGATGCGGTTTACAGAAGAATCTTCATTGCCGGTGGAAAAGAGGCTTTCTGCCTCACCGA
This window contains:
- a CDS encoding restriction endonuclease codes for the protein MGVHRRLNRCAAVRQCSGNKATKGIFITTSTFTKDAVVFAKNVSNSKIVLIDGDELAELMIDHNVGVSVAQVYAVKRIDSDYFAEGE
- the uvrA gene encoding excinuclease ABC subunit UvrA; this translates as MSRVPKKTARRPISDDVIRIRGARQNNLKGIDLDLPLGKLNVITGPSGSGKSSLAFDTIYAEGQRRYVETFSPYTRQFFERMDKPQVDSIEGIPPAIAIEQVNNMRSTRSTVGTITEINDYLKMLFPRIASATCPSCKQAVKPETTESILHTLLHGHAGKQALILFPVPVPKDTASADFAAFLQAQGFVRIWLYGQIVRLDEITERKLPAQVMVVQDRVTLEAKQRARISEAVEAAIRFGKGKVATSIDDETRHFSTDWSCADCGITLPPPTPGLFSFNSPIGACPTCRGFGRTLGLDMGKAIPDESLSINEGLVRPFQGSTYGESQTDLERAARKRGVDIHKPFEDYSDADRKWLIEGTRDDPEEAYNRGEWYGVRGFFKWQESRSYKMHVRVFLSRYRAYTECMDCGGGRLKKEAHNFRIGEHTLADLWRLPVSDLHPLVQSWQLKDGDHAAAMLRDEIASRISYMDRAGLGYLNLDRQTRTLSGGELQRVNLTTCLGASLVNTLFVLDEPSIGLHPRDIGRLIGVMEGLRDKGNTLLVVEHEEAVMRSADNVIDIGPGRGDKGGELVFSGPLSKLSAKVGSLTGDYLFGRKSVPVPKERRKLGVPPSGGKGAATPKSTKPPKGGTPYLSIHGARQNNLKKLDVDIPLGVFCCVTGVSGSGKSTLVHDVLYRNLQKLRGEVCEDEPGRVSKITGHENLREVVMVDQSPLARTPRSTPAVFLGAFDHIRTLFSETEDAKTQGIMPGFFSFNSGEGRCERCAGNGYEKIEMQFLSDLYVTCPECEGRRYQPHALKILLHGKSIHDVLGLTAEESVAWFSSPLFESSKKAAQIVVQLQMLNEAGLGYLKLGQPLNTLSGGEAQRLKLIGHLIENPTNPKAKQGSGSLLLLDEPTTGLHFDDIALLVKLLQRLVNEGHSLLVIEHNLEVIKCADWVIDLGPEGGAAGGALVIAGTPEEVAKCEASHTGRYLRQVLGVARLSKVEFERPKARASTLESRATTNTISIRGAREHNLKNISLDIPRDQFVVVTGLSGSGKSSLAFDLIFAEGQRRFLDSMSVYARTFVEQMEKPEVDLITGVPPTVAIEQRISRGGGKSTVATVTESYHFLRLLFAKLGTQYCPKCAVPVKKQSVQSILNAVMKQATKGPLHLLAPLIKARKGFHNEVADHAQRHGIETLLVDGEFRQTLGFQRLERFKEHNIDAVIAKVTKADSDEKLRPLVEAAIKMGKGTIKLRLADKSISVLSTEMSCPSCGLSFEELDPRLFSFNSPHGWCKDCRGFGVVGRKLDLSDRQPDVSVLEAEMEEERRFNSEDEEDAPRQTCTSCHGSRINEIGRAVQLQGSTIQDFTSLTAGDAGKLMSKLKFAGTEAIIARDIVKEIEQRLKFMQEVGLGYLQLNRSADTLSGGEAQRIRLSAQLGSNLRGVLYVLDEPTIGLHPRDNEKLLDTLSALRDKGNSLLVVEHDDETMRRADTILDLGPGAGKFGGEVIAQGTLAHLLKNKKSVTGQSLKEPLKHPSRGERRALPALKSKDGWLRVTGATANNLKNVDVAIPLGRLTVLTGVSGSGKSSLMHGALSPAVREKISKSKAKIVHAWKSITGFENLQTVHEVDQSPIGKTSRSCPATYVGIWDDIRKLFAQVPLARTRGYSSGRFSFNTEGGRCETCGGNGEIKVEMAFLPTTRVHCETCNGLRFNAATLEVEYNSKHIGEVLRMSITEAAEFFAPVQKIARPLKLLADTGLGYLQLGQPSPTLSGGEAQRIKLVTELRSGDGRTIKEQLKGITKAGKRNLYLIEEPTIGLHIQDVAKLIDVLHRLVDEGHTVVVIEHHPDVYAEADFLIDIGPEAGAEGGRVVAAGTPEQVKKCKESRTARFL
- the tnpA gene encoding IS200/IS605 family transposase, translated to MPGTYTSLHYHVIFSTKNREPIIAAAWRPRLHEYLGGMIRGLEGTPICVGGVADHVHLLFGLKPTHCLSDFMRDLKKDATNWVKDTLHEPHFAWQEGYAAFTVSPTAIQSVRDYVNDQEEHHRVRTFREELVAMLRRTGVAFEERYLD